A genomic segment from Polyangium mundeleinium encodes:
- a CDS encoding serine/threonine protein kinase yields the protein MRLRPGDTVDRYVIEAPLGEGGMGEVYQARDTRLERRVALKLLRKQGAVEPEAWQRAEGRLLREARAAAALSHPNSVAIYDIGELDGAPYLAMEFVDGVSLRQLIAARTTSSRRLGWLVDVARALSAAHREGIVHRDIKPENVMLRDDGTIKVLDFGIARRMRVGLSTRGSTPGEDDLEPPSNRKSDTLTGEGMMVGTPAYMAPEQLRGDAVDARIDQFGWGVLAYELLTGKVPFGPGLDGVRLLSAILADDPPSLHGIVPATVERTLRRTVSKRPADRFPSMDHVIESLVPFVTGEFLAIPDIVRIADADADEDPSAPSATRSGAAAVGHEPETLEAPRPLAAPTSRSATPRPEAGGAPMNTIRSPSPVTGKRATPFEPPSVRIETSAPAPPERPPFANTVESPTAVAVGPTLRASVQGRWQLVAAVALALTGLVVLATGIVSRVRRRSAAAPAAAAAPAVAAAPSTKPTAVTELELPSSSSPEALAAYRQGLQSIRDASWGLAYSAFERAAKLDPTLGAAHLRLAVIDRFRGKTTSTRVAFQRAVELRATMPARDQVLLDAFEPLIQRDPPDQAATTARLEAATQRFPGDAELVLLLHAVQPDASPERTLELVDRCLELDQRYADCWQARALALFRDERIPEAIDALDRCVELAPLATDCVIERLRFQRIMGRCSRLEPDARRWITKEQASPLAYQELAVALEASGQPLSAVGAAVDQAVRRFREADMPEAAAKLRINFAILSGHFDEAERLAKDFEREIIGESQEEKHTVPALALVRLYWEMGQDRKAGEVAEQFLSQRAAWVRPLKWRPWDDAQALLFSAKHRAGLLDAAAYEAARAGWEREWQGKEADPSVLWLMGTAATASTPQQGRDALAGSVLKRPHVHYPQADISMVTAVLGEVAFLAGRYDEALPRLESAARSCTALDDPLRHTLATYRLGVVRERLKEKAEACAAYKVVLRRWGQADESTTAKAAAERAVALGCQD from the coding sequence ATGCGCCTGCGCCCAGGCGATACGGTCGATCGCTACGTCATCGAAGCTCCCCTCGGCGAGGGGGGGATGGGCGAGGTGTATCAGGCGCGCGACACACGGCTCGAGCGCCGCGTAGCCCTCAAGCTCTTGCGCAAGCAGGGCGCCGTGGAGCCGGAGGCCTGGCAGCGCGCCGAAGGTCGCCTGCTCCGCGAAGCGCGCGCCGCAGCCGCGTTGAGCCATCCGAACTCGGTCGCCATCTACGACATCGGCGAGCTGGACGGTGCGCCGTACCTCGCGATGGAGTTCGTCGACGGTGTCTCGCTCCGCCAGCTCATCGCGGCCCGCACGACCTCTTCACGTCGGCTCGGCTGGCTCGTCGACGTCGCTCGGGCCCTCTCGGCGGCTCATCGCGAGGGGATCGTCCACCGTGACATCAAGCCCGAGAACGTGATGCTTCGCGACGACGGCACGATCAAGGTGCTCGACTTCGGTATCGCGCGCAGGATGCGCGTCGGGCTCTCTACGCGCGGGTCCACGCCGGGCGAGGACGATCTCGAGCCACCCTCGAACCGCAAGAGCGACACGCTCACCGGCGAGGGGATGATGGTGGGAACTCCCGCGTACATGGCGCCCGAGCAGCTCCGCGGCGACGCGGTCGACGCGCGCATCGACCAGTTCGGCTGGGGCGTGCTCGCGTACGAGCTGCTCACGGGCAAGGTCCCCTTCGGCCCGGGACTCGATGGGGTGCGGCTCCTGTCCGCGATCCTCGCCGACGACCCGCCGTCGCTCCACGGCATCGTGCCGGCTACGGTCGAGCGGACCCTGCGCCGCACGGTGTCGAAGCGCCCGGCCGATCGCTTCCCGTCGATGGACCACGTCATCGAGTCACTCGTACCTTTCGTGACGGGCGAGTTTCTCGCCATCCCCGACATCGTGCGCATCGCCGACGCGGATGCCGATGAGGACCCGAGCGCGCCCTCAGCGACGCGCTCGGGCGCGGCCGCGGTCGGACACGAGCCGGAGACGCTCGAGGCGCCTCGCCCGCTCGCGGCCCCGACGTCTCGCTCCGCCACGCCGAGGCCCGAGGCGGGCGGAGCGCCGATGAACACGATCCGGTCGCCCTCGCCGGTCACGGGCAAGCGCGCGACGCCCTTCGAGCCGCCCTCGGTGCGGATCGAGACGTCGGCGCCGGCACCGCCCGAGCGCCCGCCGTTCGCGAACACGGTGGAGTCGCCGACGGCAGTGGCGGTCGGGCCCACGCTTCGGGCGTCGGTGCAGGGTCGGTGGCAGCTCGTGGCGGCGGTGGCGCTCGCGCTCACCGGCTTGGTCGTCCTCGCCACGGGCATCGTGTCGCGCGTGCGCCGCAGGTCGGCGGCTGCGCCGGCGGCGGCGGCTGCGCCGGCAGTGGCGGCTGCGCCGTCCACGAAGCCCACCGCGGTCACCGAGCTCGAGTTGCCCTCGAGCTCGAGCCCCGAGGCGCTCGCGGCCTATCGCCAGGGATTGCAGAGCATCCGCGACGCCTCATGGGGGCTCGCGTACAGCGCCTTCGAGAGGGCGGCCAAGCTCGACCCGACGCTCGGGGCGGCTCATCTGCGGCTCGCGGTGATCGATCGGTTTCGTGGCAAGACGACGAGCACGCGCGTGGCGTTCCAGCGCGCGGTGGAGCTGCGCGCGACGATGCCGGCGCGGGACCAGGTGCTGCTCGACGCGTTCGAGCCGCTGATCCAGCGCGATCCGCCCGATCAGGCCGCGACGACCGCCCGGCTCGAAGCGGCCACGCAGCGCTTCCCTGGCGACGCGGAGCTCGTCTTGCTGCTCCACGCGGTGCAGCCGGATGCCTCGCCCGAGCGCACGCTCGAGCTCGTGGATCGCTGCCTCGAGCTGGATCAGCGGTATGCGGACTGCTGGCAAGCGCGCGCGCTGGCGCTCTTCCGCGACGAGCGCATTCCCGAAGCGATCGATGCGCTCGATCGCTGCGTGGAGCTGGCGCCCTTGGCGACGGACTGCGTCATCGAGCGGCTGCGCTTCCAGAGGATCATGGGCAGGTGCAGCCGCCTCGAGCCGGACGCGCGCCGGTGGATCACGAAAGAGCAGGCCTCGCCGCTCGCGTACCAGGAGCTGGCGGTGGCCCTGGAGGCTTCGGGCCAGCCGCTCAGCGCGGTGGGCGCGGCGGTGGATCAGGCGGTCCGGCGGTTTCGCGAGGCGGACATGCCGGAGGCGGCGGCGAAGCTCCGGATCAACTTCGCGATCCTCTCCGGGCATTTCGACGAGGCCGAGCGGCTCGCGAAGGATTTCGAACGGGAGATCATCGGCGAATCGCAGGAGGAGAAGCACACCGTGCCGGCGCTCGCGCTGGTGCGGCTTTATTGGGAGATGGGGCAGGACCGGAAGGCGGGGGAGGTGGCCGAGCAGTTTCTCTCGCAGCGAGCTGCGTGGGTTCGTCCTTTGAAGTGGAGGCCTTGGGACGATGCCCAGGCATTGCTCTTTTCGGCCAAACATCGGGCGGGACTGCTGGACGCGGCGGCGTACGAGGCTGCTCGCGCGGGGTGGGAGCGTGAGTGGCAGGGCAAGGAGGCGGATCCGAGCGTGCTCTGGCTGATGGGAACGGCCGCGACCGCGAGCACCCCGCAGCAGGGCCGCGATGCGCTCGCGGGGAGCGTGCTGAAGCGCCCGCACGTGCATTATCCGCAGGCAGACATCTCAATGGTCACGGCGGTGCTCGGGGAGGTCGCATTCCTCGCGGGTCGGTACGACGAGGCGCTGCCCCGCCTCGAGTCGGCGGCGCGCTCGTGCACGGCGCTCGACGACCCGCTGAGGCACACCCTTGCGACGTACCGTCTCGGCGTCGTGCGCGAGAGGCTCAAGGAGAAGGCAGAGGCGTGCGCGGCGTACAAGGTGGTCCTGCGGCGGTGGGGCCAGGCGGACGAGTCGACGACCGCGAAGGCAGCCGCGGAGCGCGCGGTGGCGCTCGGCTGCCAGGACTAG
- a CDS encoding M4 family metallopeptidase, translating into MDDVRDRHSSDIPAHLAALPAAEVVQLDDDAIPRFVIGNLGLLATADPVEKTDFGAVLSDIAPVFRADASELSLRRARTDEEGDQHVRFSQTKNGLPVLGAELVLHVRDGVIIAANGGARSDLPADEVPTIELSDALGAARDGTEAADVFVGSEAPLAYYAAGKRLALVYQVDVRGRLEDGTPLRDTVLVDAADGSIALRIPHIHTAKNRQVYSAGNLPDFPGFPVLPGTLVRSEGQAASSDTTVNVHYDWLGKTYDCYKNLFGRDSYNNAGAALVSSVHYGIDYVNAYWDGTQMVFGDGDGVTSSSLAHSMDVTAHEFTHAVTGSESNLTSSGESGGLNEAMSDIFGAVCEWYRDGQVVSGKTWIVGDEVWTPAIPGDGLRYMANPAQDGESLDFYNASAGSADVQLSSGIANLAFYLLSQGGTHPQGKSSVNVTGIGILKAARVFYKANVDILTSSSSFLDAKNATVQAATQLGFTQAEIDAVTKAWDAVGVVPPPPPPATLLQNNVPLTNQSGGLEGFKYYTLDVPAGATNLVFKTSGGTGGLLMDVQLGWPSLGQACVPTGSGTSLTCAVSNAQAGTYYVALFGFPPYSGVTLKGSFTAPAATTADLVINEIDYDTVGTDGAEYVEIYNPAGGAVSLSGCSLVLVNGANGAAYSTFDLSPAGSLAAGQYLVVGSSAVTVPASAKKINFATSANVIQNDTEGVALVCGSSVVDKLSYEGNVTAAILPGVGTVSLVEGTAFATADSNTVTRSLCRLPNGADTDNASVDWGTCSSLTPGAPN; encoded by the coding sequence GTGGACGATGTGCGCGACAGGCACAGTTCGGACATCCCAGCGCATCTGGCAGCGCTGCCGGCTGCGGAGGTGGTGCAGCTCGACGACGACGCGATCCCGCGGTTCGTCATAGGGAACCTCGGCCTCCTCGCGACGGCGGATCCCGTTGAAAAGACCGATTTCGGCGCGGTTCTCTCGGACATCGCCCCGGTGTTCCGCGCGGACGCGAGCGAGCTCTCGCTCCGGCGTGCCCGAACCGACGAGGAGGGGGACCAACACGTCCGCTTCTCGCAGACCAAGAACGGCTTGCCCGTCCTCGGCGCGGAGCTCGTGCTTCATGTGCGGGACGGGGTGATCATCGCGGCAAACGGCGGCGCGCGGAGCGACCTACCGGCGGACGAGGTGCCCACCATCGAGCTCTCGGACGCGCTCGGCGCGGCCCGTGACGGTACCGAGGCGGCGGACGTCTTCGTGGGCAGCGAGGCGCCGCTCGCCTATTACGCTGCCGGAAAGCGGCTCGCGCTCGTGTATCAAGTCGACGTCCGCGGCCGGCTCGAGGACGGCACCCCGCTGCGGGACACCGTGCTCGTGGACGCGGCGGATGGCTCGATCGCGCTCCGGATACCGCACATCCACACCGCCAAGAACCGGCAGGTGTATTCGGCCGGCAATTTACCCGACTTCCCGGGGTTCCCCGTCCTCCCGGGCACGCTGGTGCGGAGCGAGGGGCAGGCAGCGAGCAGTGATACCACCGTCAACGTCCACTATGACTGGCTCGGCAAGACGTACGACTGTTACAAGAACCTGTTCGGCCGCGACTCCTACAACAACGCCGGCGCTGCGCTCGTCAGCTCCGTTCATTACGGCATCGACTACGTCAACGCGTACTGGGACGGGACGCAAATGGTGTTCGGCGACGGGGACGGCGTGACCTCCTCGAGCCTGGCTCACTCCATGGATGTGACGGCCCACGAGTTCACCCACGCTGTCACCGGCAGCGAGTCGAACCTCACCTCCTCGGGCGAGTCCGGCGGCCTGAACGAGGCGATGAGCGACATCTTCGGCGCGGTCTGCGAGTGGTACCGCGATGGCCAGGTCGTGAGCGGAAAGACGTGGATCGTGGGCGATGAGGTATGGACGCCGGCGATTCCGGGCGACGGCCTGCGCTACATGGCGAACCCTGCCCAGGACGGCGAATCCCTCGATTTCTACAACGCGAGCGCCGGCTCCGCCGACGTCCAGCTCAGCTCGGGCATCGCCAATCTGGCGTTTTACCTCCTCTCGCAGGGCGGCACCCACCCGCAGGGCAAGTCTTCCGTCAACGTGACCGGCATCGGCATCCTCAAGGCCGCCCGCGTCTTCTACAAGGCGAACGTCGACATCCTGACCTCGAGCTCGAGCTTCCTCGACGCCAAGAACGCGACGGTGCAGGCGGCGACGCAGCTCGGGTTCACCCAGGCGGAGATCGACGCGGTCACCAAGGCCTGGGATGCCGTCGGCGTCGTCCCGCCGCCGCCGCCCCCGGCCACCCTGCTCCAGAACAATGTGCCGCTGACCAACCAGAGCGGGGGCCTCGAAGGCTTCAAGTATTACACGCTCGATGTCCCCGCGGGCGCCACCAATTTGGTCTTCAAGACCAGCGGCGGCACCGGCGGCCTCCTCATGGACGTCCAGCTCGGCTGGCCTTCGTTGGGCCAGGCTTGCGTGCCGACCGGCAGCGGAACCTCGCTGACCTGCGCCGTTTCCAACGCCCAGGCGGGGACCTATTACGTGGCGCTCTTCGGCTTCCCCCCCTATTCGGGCGTCACCCTGAAGGGCTCGTTCACCGCGCCGGCGGCCACCACCGCCGACCTCGTGATCAACGAGATCGACTATGACACCGTCGGCACCGATGGCGCCGAATACGTCGAGATCTACAACCCGGCCGGCGGCGCCGTCAGCCTCTCCGGGTGCTCGCTGGTCCTCGTCAACGGCGCGAACGGCGCCGCCTATAGCACGTTCGATCTGAGCCCGGCCGGCTCCCTCGCCGCCGGGCAATACCTCGTGGTCGGGTCGAGCGCGGTGACGGTGCCCGCCAGCGCGAAGAAGATCAATTTCGCGACGTCGGCGAACGTCATTCAGAACGATACGGAGGGCGTGGCACTGGTGTGCGGCTCGAGCGTCGTCGACAAGCTCTCCTACGAGGGCAACGTTACCGCAGCGATCCTTCCGGGCGTGGGCACCGTGAGCCTGGTGGAGGGGACGGCGTTCGCCACCGCGGATAGCAACACCGTGACCCGCTCGCTTTGCCGCTTGCCGAACGGCGCCGATACGGACAACGCCTCGGTCGACTGGGGCACCTGTTCGAGCCTCACCCCGGGCGCTCCCAACTGA